The following proteins are co-located in the Bradysia coprophila strain Holo2 chromosome X unlocalized genomic scaffold, BU_Bcop_v1 contig_130, whole genome shotgun sequence genome:
- the LOC119067902 gene encoding isochorismatase domain-containing protein 1-like: MSRQLVQQLGFLNSKKTLFLLCDVQEKFRPAIKNFDSMVKNTQKLISAGKSLEVPLICTEQYPEKLGNIVKELDIKHASGVYPKSLFSMAIPEINSKINELFGSNLESVVIFGIEAHICVEQTAMDFRAQGIEVHVVADCSLSRSLDDRTLAFERLKQIGCFVTTSENVIFKLLKTKDNPKFNDVRKYVSEVSADTGLSKL; the protein is encoded by the exons ATGTCACGACAACTGGTACAGCAACTTGGTTTCCTTAATTCTAAGAAAACCTTATTCCTACTCTGCGATGTCCAAGAAAAGTTTCGTCCGGCGATCAAGAACTTTGATTCGATGGtgaaaaatacacaaaaattg ATTAGTGCTGGGAAAAGTCTTGAAGTGCCGCTAATATGCACCGAACAATATCCTGAAAAGCTCGGAAACATTGTTAAAGAGCTGGACATCAAACATGCTAGTGGCGTTTATCCAAAGTCCCTATTCAGCATGGCCATTCCAGAAATCAATTCAAAGATAAACGAATTATTTGGTTCCAATTTGGAGAGCGTTGTCATCTTTGGAATTGAG GCACATATTTGTGTGGAGCAAACCGCAATGGATTTTCGGGCACAAGGAATCGAGGTGCATGTAGTAGCGGACTGTTCACTGTCTCGTTCACTCGATGACAG GACGTTGGCATTCGAACGATTGAAACAAATTGGCTGTTTCGTAACTACAAGCGAAAATGTCATCTTTAAACTGCTGAAAACCAAAGATAATCCCAAGTTCAATGATGTGAGAAAGTATGTTTCCGAGGTTTCGGCTGATACTGGACTGTCCAAGTTGTAA
- the LOC119067905 gene encoding short coiled-coil protein B yields the protein MSLTGKIEDDNIPLADDDPQAIINEDSGDGGMANGRSMDSLRSSYTNSSSNSELDNDINPDDKEEKARLISQVLELQNTLDDLAQRVDSVKEENLKLKSENQVLGQYIENLMSASSVFQSTSPNTKKK from the exons ATGTCCTTGACTGGAAAAATCGAAGATGATAACATTCCATTAGCCGACGACGATCCACAAG CAATTATCAATGAGGACAGCGGGGATGGCGGTATGGCTAACGGTAGATCAATGGATTCATTACGAAGTTCATACACGAACAGCAGTTCCAATTCAGAGCTAGACAATGACATTAATCCAGATGATAAGGAAGAAAAGGCCAGGTTGATATCACAGGTCTTGGAGCTACAAAACACCTTAGACG ACCTAGCCCAGCGAGTAGACAGTGTTAAAGAGGAGAATCTCAAATTAAAGTCTGAAAATCAAGTACTGGGCCAGTACATTGAGAATTTGATGTCGGCATCGTCCGTGTTTCAGTCGACAAGTCCAaacacaaagaaaaaataa
- the LOC119067904 gene encoding cysteine-rich hydrophobic domain-containing protein 2 → MADFDAIYQDEIVDEVLEEVVALSPEPIVIRGAGNMTVFGLSNRFNVEFPAGLVSRVAPEEFKATIQRINSVLKKTLPLNVKWLFCGCICCCCTLGCSLWPVICLSKRTQHTLNKLLEWENSHLYHKLGLRWRLTKRQCDSNSMMEYVLLIEFVPKTPIYRPD, encoded by the exons ATGGCAGACTTCGATGCCATCTATCAAGATGAAATTGTTGACGAAGTCCTGGAAGAAGTTGTTGCCTTGTCTCCGGAGCCAATCGTTATACGCGGGGCAGGAAACATGACTGT tTTTGGCTTAAGTAATCGGTTCAACGTCGAATTTCCAGCTGGTTTGGTCTCTCGTGTAGCGCCCGAAGAGTTCAAGGCCACAATACAGCGGATAAATAGCGTACTAAAGAAAACACTACCATTAAATGTGAAATGGTTATTTTGCGGTTGCATATGTTGTTGTTGCACTCTAGGTTGTTCATTGTGGCCTGTGATATGTTTAAGCAAACGA ACACAACATACTCTAAATAAACTGCTGGAATGGGAAAATAGTCATCTGTACCACAAACTTGGACTGCGATGGCGACTCACAAAGCGACAATGCGACTCCAATTCAATGATGGAATATGTTTTGTTAATAGAATTTGTACCTAAGACACCAATTTATCGTCCCGATTAA
- the LOC119067903 gene encoding sialin-like isoform X1 codes for MLEFLSEPLLQCPPVLTWQSPWDGRVSFMFSVASVYFVWIVVVRSSPDKDRYISNDELVYIQSTVTTSKNKRIIPWKALLTSKAVYAIVASQSAMNWCFNTMLTQMPTFLADTLQYDLASSGFLSGAPYLTMGIFISIAGYLADMFVNRGYISIRHIRKLYVSGALLVQTICMLLAGFLLDPVWSVVLIIIGVGSGGFASSGYSVNCLDIAPEYASVILGYSNTFTSLTGIISPALTGVLVTQQAVEEWRIVFFITAGMDILGSIAYFFWSSGDVQPWA; via the exons GAACCACTATTACAATGCCCTCCAGTGCTTACCTGGCAGAGTCCTTGGGATGGGAGAGTGTCTTTTATGTTTTCG GTAGCCTCGGTATACTTTGTATGGATAGTAGTGGTTAGATCTTCGCCGGACAAAGATCGCTACAtttcaaatgatgaattgGTCTATATTCAAAGTACAGTTACTACAAGCAAAAATAAGCGAATTATTCCGTGGAAGGCTTTATTAACATCGAAAGCAGTGTATGCAATCGTTGCCTCGCAATCAGCTATGAATTGGTGTTTTAACACAATGCTCACACAGATGCCTACATTTTTGGCCG ACACGCTTCAATATGATCTCGCCAGCTCTGGATTTCTGTCAGGCGCTCCATATCTGACAATGGGCATTTTCATATCCATAGCTGGATATTTAGCTGACATGTTTGTTAATAGAGGGTACATTTCGATACGACAT ATACGAAAATTGTACGTGAGCGGAGCATTACTTGTGCAAACAATTTGCATGCTTCTGGCCGGTTTTCTCCTCGATCCTGTTTGGAGTGTCGTTCTCATTATAATTGGTGTTGGTTCGGGTGGCTTTGCATCATCTGGTTATTC AGTAAATTGTCTCGATATAGCACCTGAATACGCAAGCGTTATATTGGGATATTCGAATACATTCACGTCGTTAACTGGAATAATAAGTCCGGCACTTACTGGTGTTTTAGTGACGCAACAA GCGGTAGAGGAATGGCGCATTGTGTTTTTTATAACCGCTGGAATGGATATATTAGGAAGCATCGCGTATTTCTTTTGGAGTTCGGGAGATGTGCAGCCGTGGGCCTAG